Proteins from a genomic interval of Gadus morhua chromosome 21, gadMor3.0, whole genome shotgun sequence:
- the epb41l2 gene encoding band 4.1-like protein 2 isoform X4: protein MTTEVGSETEVKEKAEETATQPDQPEKATEDNQEVANSENATAEGGEEEVEVVVEEEEDKKEKDGKGISRFLPPWLKKQKSQGQVVANETSPTNKVISEATEEEEAPAPAPETNGHIEEVEEKEEVQSEEVKQKEAESTSNASADTQPATEEKVTESTAQSPGEAKSATEDVKEEEQQQQQKKNEVEGKSIEPAATGDGKGTADEGLSSIFQSPLRLVRRNKMKLVVCHVALLDGTDFPCEVEKRAKGQFLFFKVYEHLNLMERDYFGLTYKDSHEQRCWLDPTKDIKRQIRSNNWQFSFNVKFYPPDPSLLTEDITRYLLCLQLREDVASGRLPCSFVTHALLGSYTLQAEHGDYEPDQPQPLDYITKQSFAPNQNKEMEEKILELHKSHRGMNPAQADTQFLENAKKLSMYGVDLHRAKDSEGVDIMLGVCANGLLVYKDKLRINRFAWPKILKISYKRNNYYIKIRPGESEQFESTVGFKLPNHRSAKRLWKVCVENHSFFRLNSPEVPPKARFLTLGSKFRYSGRTQTQTRLASSLIDRPAPNFERTSSKRISRSLDGAPVINITEAGSENGHEPHLELHSDSKSIFMFPPSFSSCSSLSSLPPSLDSISEFENGLTDISEDEGAAEDADALRAPWALPLNALVSSTFLDLCLPDGDRLPHTHHHHHHHHHSVIYPVPSHSHTPHSLSQEALREELTGQAAPVAIAGAASGQGWFSPRGVVKYVSFVLCFMSLLGKNVSVAVPAETFASIKKKMGILTSTLSRMIASRVGKLTSLFTTTSKFISQIASVVGVRLAISMQFLKCHLPTRVLRLVSAVPRHPLLSNIPSLSSGTSLSCLSTLFSLAALPSITAFSRPPRLSSFSLSLLFASLRRYLANPSPYFLPCLLVAFLLVVMLTASQSLGLALIIATPLGLTLCFLESMAARQRRAVLPVFSSDAPSGRSGEHSTSKRCPSPTRTPPRMRYHAHPNTEWTQEMCDPAA, encoded by the exons ATGACGACCGAAGTGGGTTCTGAGACTGAGGTGAAAGAAAAAGCGGAGGAGACAGCTACTCAGCCCGACCAACCGGAGAAGGCCACAGAGGACAACCAGGAAGTAGCAAACAGTGAGAACGCCActgcagaggggggagaggaggaggtggaggtggtggtggaggaggaggaggataagaagGAGAAGGACGGGAAGGGAATCTCAAGATTCCTCCCTCCATGGCTTAAGAAGCAGAAGTCCCAAGGCCAG GTGGTGGCCAATGAGACCTCCCCCACTAATAAAGTGATTTCCGAGgcgacagaggaagaggaggcgccGGCCCCGGCCCCAGAGACAAACGGCCATATCGAGGAAGTCGAAGAAAAGGAAGAAGTTCAGTCGGAAGAAGTCAAGCAAAAAGAGGCAGAGTCAACCTCCAACGCCAGTGCGGACACCCAG CCCGCGACGGAGGAGAAAGTGACAGAGAGCACCGCGCAAAGCCCCGGCGAGGCTAAGTCTGCGACCGAGGACGTGaaggaagaggagcagcagcagcagcagaagaagaacgAGGTGGAGGGGAAGAGCATAGAGCCGGCGGCGACAGGGGACGGCAAAGGAACAGCAGACGAGGGGCTGTCCTCCATCTTTCAGTCTCCCCTACGTCTGGTGAGGAGGAACAAGATGAAGCTTGTGGTGTGTCACGTGGCCCTCCTGGACGGAACCGACTTCCCCTGCGAGGTTGAG AAACGTGCGAAGGGACAGTTCTTGTTCTTTAAAGTCTATGAGCATCTCAACCTAATGGAGAGGGATTACTTCGGCCTGACGTACAAGGATAGCCACGAACAGAGG TGTTGGTTGGACCCTACTAAGGACATCAAGAGACAGATACGCA GCAACAACTGGCAGTTTTCATTCAACGTCAAGTTTTACCCTCCCGATCCCTCGCTGCTGACTGAAGACATTACCAG GTACCTGTTATGTCTGCAGCTCCGTGAGGATGTGGCCTCAGGCCGTCTCCCCTGTTCATTCGTCACCCATGCCCTGCTGGGATCCTACACACTGCag GCAGAGCATGGGGACTACGAGCCTGACCAGCCACAACCTCTGGACTACATCACCAAGCAAAGCTTTGCGCCCAATCAGaacaaggagatggaggagaagattCTAGAACTCCACAAATCCCACAG GGGCATGAACCCAGCGCAGGCGGACACCCAGTTCCTAGAAAACGCCAAGAAGCTATCCATGTACGGGGTTGACCTTCACCGCGCCAAG GATTCTGAGGGTGTGGACATcatgcttggtgtgtgtgccaatgggCTGCTGGTCTACAAAGACAAACTTCGCATCAATCGATTCGCCTGGCCCAAAATACTCAAGATTTCATACAAAAGGAACAACTATTACATCAAGATCAGACCAGGAGAG TCTGAGCAGTTTGAGAGCACGGTTGGATTCAAACTACCCAACCACCGTTCTGCCAAAAGGCTgtggaaagtgtgtgtggagaATCACAGTTTCTTCAG GTTGAACAGCCCCGAGGTTCCTCCCAAGGCCCGCTTCTTGACCCTGGGCTCCAAGTTCCGATACAGCGGGCGCACGCAGACCCAGACCCGCCTGGCCAGCTCCCTCATCGACCGGCCCGCGCCCAACTTTGAGCGCACCTCATCCAAGAGGATCAGCCGCAGCTTAGACGGAG CACCTGTGATAAACATTACTGAGGCGGGCAGTGAGAACGGCCACGAGCCCCACCTAGAGCTGCACTCTGACTCAAAG TCCATTTTCATGTTTccgccctccttctcctcctgctcctcgctctcctcgctccccCCTTCCCTTGACTCCATCTCCGAGTTTGAGAACGGCCTAACCGACATCTCGGAGGACGAGGGCGCGGCGGAGGACGCCGACGCCCTGCGGGCTCCCTGGGCACTCCCCTTGAACGCCCTCGTCTCGTCCACCTTCCTGGACCTGTGTCTGCCCGACGGGGACCGCCTCCcgcacacccaccaccaccaccaccaccaccaccactctgtTATTTACCCGGTCCCCAGCCACTCCCACACACCCCACTCCCTCAGCCAAGAGGCTTTGAGGGAGGAGCTTACCGGTCAGGCAGCGCCCGTAGCGATCGCAGGGGCCGCTAGTGGGCAGGGCTGGTTCTCTCCAAGGGGTGTGGTTAAATACGTGTCCTTTGTCCTGTGTTTCATGTCCCTTCTGGGCAAGAACGTCAGCGTCGCCGTGCCGGCCGAGACGTTCGCAagcattaaaaagaaaatgggcATTTTGACAAGCACCTTGTCCAGGATGATAGCGAGTCGAGTGGGAAAATTGACCTCACTTTTCACTACGACCTCAAAATTCATAAGCCAAATCGCTAGCGTTGTGGGTGTGAGACTCGCGATCTCAATGCAGTTTCTGAAATGCCATCTGCCCACCAGGGTCCTTCGTCTGGTCTCTGCAGTACCCAGGCACCCTCTTCTGTCAAacataccctctctctcctccggcacctccctctcctgtctctccaccctcttctctctcgctgCTCTTCCCTCCATCACCGCCTTCTCCAGGCCTCCGCGGCTCTCCTCCTTCTCGCTGTCCCTCCTGTTTGCATCCCTGCGACGCTACCTTGCTAACCCCTCCCCGTACTTCCTTCCCTGCCTCCTGGTCGCCTTCCTATTGGTCGTCATGCTGACCGCCAGCCAGTCCCTGGGCTTGGCCTTGATCATAGCCACACCCCTTGGGCTGACCCTGTGCTTCCTGGAGAGCATGGCCGCCCGTCAGAGGAGGGCCGTGTTGCCGGTGTTCAGTTCGGACGCGCCGAGCGGCCGCTCCGGGGAGCACAGCACGAGCAAGCGGTGCCCAAGCCCCACCCGCACCCCTCCCCGCATGAGATACcacgcacacccaaacacgGAATGGACGCAGGAGATGTGCGACCCTGCAGCGTAG